From Halichoerus grypus chromosome 6, mHalGry1.hap1.1, whole genome shotgun sequence, one genomic window encodes:
- the WDR24 gene encoding GATOR2 complex protein WDR24 isoform X1 gives MEKMSRVTTALGGSALTGRTMHCHLDAPANAISVCRDAAQVVVAGRSIFKIYAIEDEQFVEKLNLRVGRKPSLNLSCADVVWHQMDENLLATAATNGVVVTWNLGRPSRNKQDQLFTEHKRTVNKVCFHPTEAHVLLSGSQDGFMKCFDLRRKDSVSTFSGQSESVRDVQFSIRDYFTFASTFENGNVQLWDIRRPDRCERMFTAHNGPVFCCDWHPEDRGWLATGGRDKMVKVWDMTTHRAKEVHCVQTIASVARVKWRPECRHHLATCSMMVDHNIYVWDVRRPFVPAAMFEEHRDVTTGIAWRHPHDPSFLLSGSKDSTLCQHLFRDASQPVERANPEGLCYGLFGDLAFAAKESLVATESGRKPYAGDRRHPIFFKRKLDPAEPFVGLASSALSVFEIEPGSGSMSWFVDTAERYALAGRPLAELCDHNAKVARELGRNQVAQTWTMLRIIYCSPGLASATSLNHSVGKGSSCGLPLMNSFNLKDMAPGLGSETRLDRSKGDTRSDTVLLDSSATLITNEDNEETEGSDVPADYLLGDVEGEEDELYLLDPEHAHPEDPEYVLPQEAFPLRHEIVDTPPGPEHLQDKADSPHVSGSEADAASLAPVDSSFSLLSVSHALHDTRLPPDFFSALVCDMLRFYAEQGDVQMAVSVLIVLGERVRKDIDEQTQEHWYTSYIDLLQRFCLWNVSNQVVKLSTSRAISCLNQASTTLHVNCSHCKRPMSSRGWVCDRCHRCASMCAVCHHVVKGLFVWCQGCSHGGHLQHIMKWLEGSSHCPAGCGHLCEYS, from the exons ATGGAGAAGATGTCCCGAGTGACCACAGCCCTGGGTGGCAGCGCGCTGACGGGCCGCACTATGCACTGCCACCTGGATGCACCAGCCAATGCCATCAGCGTGTGCCGTGATGCGGCCCAGGTGGTCGTGGCAGGCCGCAGCATCTTCAAGATCTATGCCATTGAGGACGAGCAGTTTGTGGAGAAGCTGAACCTCCGTGTGGGCCGCAAGCCCTCACTCAACCTGAGCTGCGCGGACGTAGTCTGGCACCAGATGGACGAGAACCTGCTGGCCACGGCGGCCACCAATGGCGTGGTGGTCACATGGAACCTGGGCCGGCCATCCCGCAACAAGCAGGACCAGCTGTTCACAGAGCACAAGCGCACAGTGAACAAAGTCTGCTTCCATCCCACTGAGGCCCACGTGCTGCTCAGCGGTTCCCAGGACGGCTTCATGAAGTGCTTTGACCTCCGCAGGAAGGACTCTGTCAGCACCTTCTCGG GCCAGTCAGAGAGTGTGCGGGACGTCCAGTTCAGCATCCGGGACTACTTCACCTTCGCATCCACCTTTGAGAATGGCAACGTGCAGCTCTGGGACATCCGGAGGCCTGACCGCTGTGAGAGAATGTTCACCGCCCACAACGGGCCTGTCTTCTGCTGCGACTGGCACCCTGAGGACAG GGGCTGGCTGGCCACGGGTGGGCGTGACAAGATGGTGAAGGTCTGGGACATGACCACGCACCGTGCCAAGGAGGTGCACTGCGTGCAAACCATCGCCTCAGTAGCCCGTGTCAAGTGGCGGCCTGAGTGCCGCCACCACCTGGCCACCTGCTCCATGATGGTGGACCATAACATCTACGTGTGGGACGTGCGCCGGCCTTTTGTCCCGGCTGCCATGTTCGAGGAGCACCGCGACGTCACAACAGGCATTGCCTGGCGCCACCCACACgacccctccttcctgctctcggGCTCTAAGGACAGCACACTGTGCCAGCACCTGTTCCGTGATGCCAGCCAGCCTGTTGAACGGGCCAACCCCGAGGGCCTCTGCTATGGCCTCTTTGGGGACCTGGCCTTCGCCGCTAAGGAGAGCCTAGTGGCCACCGAGTCTGGGCGCAAGCCCTATGCCGGTGACCGGCGCCACCCCATCTTCTTCAAGCGCAAGCTGGACCCTGCCGAACCTTTCGTGGGCCTCGCGTCCAGTGCCCTCAGCGTCTTTGAGATAGAGCCTGGCAGTGGCAGCATGAGCTGGTTCGTGGACACCGCCGAGCGTTATGCCCTGGCTGGTCGGCCTCTGGCTGAGCTCTGTGACCACAATGCAAAAGTGGCTCGGGAGCTTGGCCGCAACCAG GTAGCACAGACCTGGACCATGCTGCGGATCATCTACTGTAGCCCTGGCCTGGCGTCTGCCACCAGCCTCAACCACAGTGTGGGCAAGGGCAGCTCTTGTGGCTTGCCACTCATGAACAG TTTCAACCTGAAGGATATGGCCCCAGGGTTGGGCAGTGAGACCAGACTGGACCGTAGCAAGGGTGATACACGGAGCGACACGGTGCTGCTTGACTCCTCAGCCACACTCATCACCAATGAGG ATAATGAAGAGACAGAGGGCAGCGACGTGCCTGCAGACTACCTGCTGGGCGACGTGGAGGGCGAGGAGGATGAGCTGTACCTGTTGGACCCGGAGCATGCACACC CAGAGGACCCGGAGTACGTGCTgccccaggaagccttcccactACGCCACGAGATCGTGGACACTCCGCCTGGCCCCGAGCACCTGCAGGACAAGGCCGACTCGCCCCACGTGAGCGGCAGCGAGGCTGATGCGGCTTCCCTGGCGCCCGTGGACTCCTCCTTCTCGCTCCTCTCCGTCTCACATGCTCTCCACGACACCCGGCTGCCCCCTGACTTCTTCAGTGCCCTGGTGTGTGACATGCTGCGCTTCTACGCCGAGCAGGGTGACGTGCAGATGGCTGTGTCCGTGCTCATCGTGCTGGGCGAGCGCGTGCGCAAGGACATCGACGAGCAGACGCAG gAGCACTGGTACACGTCCTACATCGACCTGTTGCAGCGCTTCTGCCTCTGGAACGTGTCCAACCAGGTGGTGAAGCTCAGCACCAGCCGCGCCATCAGCTGCCTCAACCAGGCGTCCACCACTCTGCACGTCAACTGCAGCCACTGCAAGCGGCCCATGAGCAGCCGCGGCTGGGTCTGTGACCGGTGCCACCGCTGCGCCAGCATGTGCGCCGTGTGCCACCACGTGGTCAAGGGTCTGTTCGTGTGGTGCCAGGGTTGCAGCCACGGCGGCCACCTGCAGCACATCATGAAGTGGCTGGAGGGCAGCTCCCACTGCCCCGCGGGCTGCGGCCACCTGTGCGAGTACTCCTGA
- the WDR24 gene encoding GATOR2 complex protein WDR24 isoform X2, which translates to MEKMSRVTTALGGSALTGRTMHCHLDAPANAISVCRDAAQVVVAGRSIFKIYAIEDEQFVEKLNLRVGRKPSLNLSCADVVWHQMDENLLATAATNGVVVTWNLGRPSRNKQDQLFTEHKRTVNKVCFHPTEAHVLLSGSQDGFMKCFDLRRKDSVSTFSGQSESVRDVQFSIRDYFTFASTFENGNVQLWDIRRPDRCERMFTAHNGPVFCCDWHPEDRGWLATGGRDKMVKVWDMTTHRAKEVHCVQTIASVARVKWRPECRHHLATCSMMVDHNIYVWDVRRPFVPAAMFEEHRDVTTGIAWRHPHDPSFLLSGSKDSTLCQHLFRDASQPVERANPEGLCYGLFGDLAFAAKESLVATESGRKPYAGDRRHPIFFKRKLDPAEPFVGLASSALSVFEIEPGSGSMSWFVDTAERYALAGRPLAELCDHNAKVARELGRNQVAQTWTMLRIIYCSPGLASATSLNHSVGKGSSCGLPLMNSFNLKDMAPGLGSETRLDRSKGDTRSDTVLLDSSATLITNEDNEETEGSDVPADYLLGDVEGEEDELYLLDPEHAHQDPEYVLPQEAFPLRHEIVDTPPGPEHLQDKADSPHVSGSEADAASLAPVDSSFSLLSVSHALHDTRLPPDFFSALVCDMLRFYAEQGDVQMAVSVLIVLGERVRKDIDEQTQEHWYTSYIDLLQRFCLWNVSNQVVKLSTSRAISCLNQASTTLHVNCSHCKRPMSSRGWVCDRCHRCASMCAVCHHVVKGLFVWCQGCSHGGHLQHIMKWLEGSSHCPAGCGHLCEYS; encoded by the exons ATGGAGAAGATGTCCCGAGTGACCACAGCCCTGGGTGGCAGCGCGCTGACGGGCCGCACTATGCACTGCCACCTGGATGCACCAGCCAATGCCATCAGCGTGTGCCGTGATGCGGCCCAGGTGGTCGTGGCAGGCCGCAGCATCTTCAAGATCTATGCCATTGAGGACGAGCAGTTTGTGGAGAAGCTGAACCTCCGTGTGGGCCGCAAGCCCTCACTCAACCTGAGCTGCGCGGACGTAGTCTGGCACCAGATGGACGAGAACCTGCTGGCCACGGCGGCCACCAATGGCGTGGTGGTCACATGGAACCTGGGCCGGCCATCCCGCAACAAGCAGGACCAGCTGTTCACAGAGCACAAGCGCACAGTGAACAAAGTCTGCTTCCATCCCACTGAGGCCCACGTGCTGCTCAGCGGTTCCCAGGACGGCTTCATGAAGTGCTTTGACCTCCGCAGGAAGGACTCTGTCAGCACCTTCTCGG GCCAGTCAGAGAGTGTGCGGGACGTCCAGTTCAGCATCCGGGACTACTTCACCTTCGCATCCACCTTTGAGAATGGCAACGTGCAGCTCTGGGACATCCGGAGGCCTGACCGCTGTGAGAGAATGTTCACCGCCCACAACGGGCCTGTCTTCTGCTGCGACTGGCACCCTGAGGACAG GGGCTGGCTGGCCACGGGTGGGCGTGACAAGATGGTGAAGGTCTGGGACATGACCACGCACCGTGCCAAGGAGGTGCACTGCGTGCAAACCATCGCCTCAGTAGCCCGTGTCAAGTGGCGGCCTGAGTGCCGCCACCACCTGGCCACCTGCTCCATGATGGTGGACCATAACATCTACGTGTGGGACGTGCGCCGGCCTTTTGTCCCGGCTGCCATGTTCGAGGAGCACCGCGACGTCACAACAGGCATTGCCTGGCGCCACCCACACgacccctccttcctgctctcggGCTCTAAGGACAGCACACTGTGCCAGCACCTGTTCCGTGATGCCAGCCAGCCTGTTGAACGGGCCAACCCCGAGGGCCTCTGCTATGGCCTCTTTGGGGACCTGGCCTTCGCCGCTAAGGAGAGCCTAGTGGCCACCGAGTCTGGGCGCAAGCCCTATGCCGGTGACCGGCGCCACCCCATCTTCTTCAAGCGCAAGCTGGACCCTGCCGAACCTTTCGTGGGCCTCGCGTCCAGTGCCCTCAGCGTCTTTGAGATAGAGCCTGGCAGTGGCAGCATGAGCTGGTTCGTGGACACCGCCGAGCGTTATGCCCTGGCTGGTCGGCCTCTGGCTGAGCTCTGTGACCACAATGCAAAAGTGGCTCGGGAGCTTGGCCGCAACCAG GTAGCACAGACCTGGACCATGCTGCGGATCATCTACTGTAGCCCTGGCCTGGCGTCTGCCACCAGCCTCAACCACAGTGTGGGCAAGGGCAGCTCTTGTGGCTTGCCACTCATGAACAG TTTCAACCTGAAGGATATGGCCCCAGGGTTGGGCAGTGAGACCAGACTGGACCGTAGCAAGGGTGATACACGGAGCGACACGGTGCTGCTTGACTCCTCAGCCACACTCATCACCAATGAGG ATAATGAAGAGACAGAGGGCAGCGACGTGCCTGCAGACTACCTGCTGGGCGACGTGGAGGGCGAGGAGGATGAGCTGTACCTGTTGGACCCGGAGCATGCACACC AGGACCCGGAGTACGTGCTgccccaggaagccttcccactACGCCACGAGATCGTGGACACTCCGCCTGGCCCCGAGCACCTGCAGGACAAGGCCGACTCGCCCCACGTGAGCGGCAGCGAGGCTGATGCGGCTTCCCTGGCGCCCGTGGACTCCTCCTTCTCGCTCCTCTCCGTCTCACATGCTCTCCACGACACCCGGCTGCCCCCTGACTTCTTCAGTGCCCTGGTGTGTGACATGCTGCGCTTCTACGCCGAGCAGGGTGACGTGCAGATGGCTGTGTCCGTGCTCATCGTGCTGGGCGAGCGCGTGCGCAAGGACATCGACGAGCAGACGCAG gAGCACTGGTACACGTCCTACATCGACCTGTTGCAGCGCTTCTGCCTCTGGAACGTGTCCAACCAGGTGGTGAAGCTCAGCACCAGCCGCGCCATCAGCTGCCTCAACCAGGCGTCCACCACTCTGCACGTCAACTGCAGCCACTGCAAGCGGCCCATGAGCAGCCGCGGCTGGGTCTGTGACCGGTGCCACCGCTGCGCCAGCATGTGCGCCGTGTGCCACCACGTGGTCAAGGGTCTGTTCGTGTGGTGCCAGGGTTGCAGCCACGGCGGCCACCTGCAGCACATCATGAAGTGGCTGGAGGGCAGCTCCCACTGCCCCGCGGGCTGCGGCCACCTGTGCGAGTACTCCTGA
- the JMJD8 gene encoding jmjC domain-containing protein 8 isoform X6, translated as MEIPACFAAAGSWRRGRDCSSCWRQRPGSGAPAALAEEQRCAVERRADLSYSEFVQQYVRPLALATPPTPHYAFSRPVILQGLTDNSRFRALCSRERLLASFGDSVVRLSTANTYSYRKVDLPFQEYVEHLLYPQDPTSLGNDTLYFFGDNNFSEWASLFQHYSPPPFSLLGTTTAYSFGIAGAGSGVPFHWHGPGFSEVIYGRKRWFLYPPEKTPEFHPNKTTLAWLQDMYPTLAPSARPLECTVQAGEQVLYFPDRWWHATLNLDTSVFISTFLN; from the exons ATGGAAATCCCGGCGTGCTTCGCGGCGGCGGGCTCATGGCGCCGGGGGCGCGACTGCTCTTCCTGCTGGCG GCAGCGGCCCGGGTCCGGGGCGCCGGCGGCCCTGGCGGAGGAGCAGCGCTGCGCCGTGGAACGTCGGGCGGACCTCAGCTACTCCGAGTTCGTGCAGCAGTACGTGCGTCCCCTCGCACTGGccacccctcccacacccca CTACGCCTTCTCCAGACCCGTCATTCTGCAGGGGCTCACAGACAACTCG agGTTCCGGGCTTTGTGCTCCCGAGAAAGGCTACTGGCTTCCTTTGGGGACAGCGTGGTTCGGCTGAGCACTGCCAATACCTACTCCTACCGGAAAG TGGACCTGCCCTTTCAGGAGTATGTGGAGCACTTGCTGTATCCCCAGGACCCTACCTCCCTGGGCAACG ACACCTTGTATTTCTTTGGGGACAACAATTTCAGCGAATGGGCATCGCTCTTTCAGCACTACTCCCCACCACCATTTAGTCTGCTGGGTACCACTACTGCTTACAGTTTTGGAATCGCAG GAGCTGGTTCTGGGGTGCCCTTCCACTGGCATGGGCCCGGGTTCTCAGAGGTGATCTACGGCCGCAAG CGCTGGTTCCTATACCCCCCTGAGAAGACACCCGAGTTCCATCCCAATAAAACCACGCTGGCCTGGCTTCAGGACATGTACCCAACCCTGGCACCATCTGCAAGGCCCTTGGAGTGCACCGTCCAGGCTGGTGAG caggTGCTGTATTTCCCTGACCGGTGGTGGCATGCCACGCTCAACCTGGACACCAGTGTTTTCATCTCTACCTTCCTCAACTAG
- the JMJD8 gene encoding jmjC domain-containing protein 8 isoform X5: protein MEIPACFAAAGSWRRGRDCSSCWRQRPGSGAPAALAEEQRCAVERRADLSYSEFVQHYAFSRPVILQGLTDNSRFRALCSRERLLASFGDSVVRLSTANTYSYRKVDLPFQEYVEHLLYPQDPTSLGNDTLYFFGDNNFSEWASLFQHYSPPPFSLLGTTTAYSFGIAGAGSGVPFHWHGPGFSEVIYGRKRWFLYPPEKTPEFHPNKTTLAWLQDMYPTLAPSARPLECTVQAGEQVLYFPDRWWHATLNLDTSVFISTFLN, encoded by the exons ATGGAAATCCCGGCGTGCTTCGCGGCGGCGGGCTCATGGCGCCGGGGGCGCGACTGCTCTTCCTGCTGGCG GCAGCGGCCCGGGTCCGGGGCGCCGGCGGCCCTGGCGGAGGAGCAGCGCTGCGCCGTGGAACGTCGGGCGGACCTCAGCTACTCCGAGTTCGTGCAGCA CTACGCCTTCTCCAGACCCGTCATTCTGCAGGGGCTCACAGACAACTCG agGTTCCGGGCTTTGTGCTCCCGAGAAAGGCTACTGGCTTCCTTTGGGGACAGCGTGGTTCGGCTGAGCACTGCCAATACCTACTCCTACCGGAAAG TGGACCTGCCCTTTCAGGAGTATGTGGAGCACTTGCTGTATCCCCAGGACCCTACCTCCCTGGGCAACG ACACCTTGTATTTCTTTGGGGACAACAATTTCAGCGAATGGGCATCGCTCTTTCAGCACTACTCCCCACCACCATTTAGTCTGCTGGGTACCACTACTGCTTACAGTTTTGGAATCGCAG GAGCTGGTTCTGGGGTGCCCTTCCACTGGCATGGGCCCGGGTTCTCAGAGGTGATCTACGGCCGCAAG CGCTGGTTCCTATACCCCCCTGAGAAGACACCCGAGTTCCATCCCAATAAAACCACGCTGGCCTGGCTTCAGGACATGTACCCAACCCTGGCACCATCTGCAAGGCCCTTGGAGTGCACCGTCCAGGCTGGTGAG caggTGCTGTATTTCCCTGACCGGTGGTGGCATGCCACGCTCAACCTGGACACCAGTGTTTTCATCTCTACCTTCCTCAACTAG
- the JMJD8 gene encoding jmjC domain-containing protein 8 isoform X1 gives MAPGARLLFLLAVWTLAALARRGAGEAGDGGWQRPGSGAPAALAEEQRCAVERRADLSYSEFVQQYVRPLALATPPTPHYAFSRPVILQGLTDNSRFRALCSRERLLASFGDSVVRLSTANTYSYRKVDLPFQEYVEHLLYPQDPTSLGNDTLYFFGDNNFSEWASLFQHYSPPPFSLLGTTTAYSFGIAGAGSGVPFHWHGPGFSEVIYGRKRWFLYPPEKTPEFHPNKTTLAWLQDMYPTLAPSARPLECTVQAGEQVLYFPDRWWHATLNLDTSVFISTFLN, from the exons ATGGCGCCGGGGGCGCGACTGCTCTTCCTGCTGGCGGTGTGGACGCTGGCAGCTCTGGCCCGGCGCGGCGCCGGGGAGGCGGGCGATGGAGGGTG GCAGCGGCCCGGGTCCGGGGCGCCGGCGGCCCTGGCGGAGGAGCAGCGCTGCGCCGTGGAACGTCGGGCGGACCTCAGCTACTCCGAGTTCGTGCAGCAGTACGTGCGTCCCCTCGCACTGGccacccctcccacacccca CTACGCCTTCTCCAGACCCGTCATTCTGCAGGGGCTCACAGACAACTCG agGTTCCGGGCTTTGTGCTCCCGAGAAAGGCTACTGGCTTCCTTTGGGGACAGCGTGGTTCGGCTGAGCACTGCCAATACCTACTCCTACCGGAAAG TGGACCTGCCCTTTCAGGAGTATGTGGAGCACTTGCTGTATCCCCAGGACCCTACCTCCCTGGGCAACG ACACCTTGTATTTCTTTGGGGACAACAATTTCAGCGAATGGGCATCGCTCTTTCAGCACTACTCCCCACCACCATTTAGTCTGCTGGGTACCACTACTGCTTACAGTTTTGGAATCGCAG GAGCTGGTTCTGGGGTGCCCTTCCACTGGCATGGGCCCGGGTTCTCAGAGGTGATCTACGGCCGCAAG CGCTGGTTCCTATACCCCCCTGAGAAGACACCCGAGTTCCATCCCAATAAAACCACGCTGGCCTGGCTTCAGGACATGTACCCAACCCTGGCACCATCTGCAAGGCCCTTGGAGTGCACCGTCCAGGCTGGTGAG caggTGCTGTATTTCCCTGACCGGTGGTGGCATGCCACGCTCAACCTGGACACCAGTGTTTTCATCTCTACCTTCCTCAACTAG
- the JMJD8 gene encoding jmjC domain-containing protein 8 isoform X2: protein MAPGARLLFLLAVWTLAALARRGAGEAGDGGWQRPGSGAPAALAEEQRCAVERRADLSYSEFVQQYVRPLALATPPTPHYAFSRPVILQGLTDNSRFRALCSRERLLASFGDSVVRLSTANTYSYRKVDLPFQEYVEHLLYPQDPTSLGNDTLYFFGDNNFSEWASLFQHYSPPPFSLLGTTTAYSFGIAGAGSGVPFHWHGPGFSEVIYGRKRWFLYPPEKTPEFHPNKTTLAWLQDMYPTLAPSARPLECTVQAGEVLYFPDRWWHATLNLDTSVFISTFLN from the exons ATGGCGCCGGGGGCGCGACTGCTCTTCCTGCTGGCGGTGTGGACGCTGGCAGCTCTGGCCCGGCGCGGCGCCGGGGAGGCGGGCGATGGAGGGTG GCAGCGGCCCGGGTCCGGGGCGCCGGCGGCCCTGGCGGAGGAGCAGCGCTGCGCCGTGGAACGTCGGGCGGACCTCAGCTACTCCGAGTTCGTGCAGCAGTACGTGCGTCCCCTCGCACTGGccacccctcccacacccca CTACGCCTTCTCCAGACCCGTCATTCTGCAGGGGCTCACAGACAACTCG agGTTCCGGGCTTTGTGCTCCCGAGAAAGGCTACTGGCTTCCTTTGGGGACAGCGTGGTTCGGCTGAGCACTGCCAATACCTACTCCTACCGGAAAG TGGACCTGCCCTTTCAGGAGTATGTGGAGCACTTGCTGTATCCCCAGGACCCTACCTCCCTGGGCAACG ACACCTTGTATTTCTTTGGGGACAACAATTTCAGCGAATGGGCATCGCTCTTTCAGCACTACTCCCCACCACCATTTAGTCTGCTGGGTACCACTACTGCTTACAGTTTTGGAATCGCAG GAGCTGGTTCTGGGGTGCCCTTCCACTGGCATGGGCCCGGGTTCTCAGAGGTGATCTACGGCCGCAAG CGCTGGTTCCTATACCCCCCTGAGAAGACACCCGAGTTCCATCCCAATAAAACCACGCTGGCCTGGCTTCAGGACATGTACCCAACCCTGGCACCATCTGCAAGGCCCTTGGAGTGCACCGTCCAGGCTGGTGAG gTGCTGTATTTCCCTGACCGGTGGTGGCATGCCACGCTCAACCTGGACACCAGTGTTTTCATCTCTACCTTCCTCAACTAG
- the JMJD8 gene encoding jmjC domain-containing protein 8 isoform X3: MAPGARLLFLLAVWTLAALARRGAGEAGDGGWQRPGSGAPAALAEEQRCAVERRADLSYSEFVQHYAFSRPVILQGLTDNSRFRALCSRERLLASFGDSVVRLSTANTYSYRKVDLPFQEYVEHLLYPQDPTSLGNDTLYFFGDNNFSEWASLFQHYSPPPFSLLGTTTAYSFGIAGAGSGVPFHWHGPGFSEVIYGRKRWFLYPPEKTPEFHPNKTTLAWLQDMYPTLAPSARPLECTVQAGEQVLYFPDRWWHATLNLDTSVFISTFLN, encoded by the exons ATGGCGCCGGGGGCGCGACTGCTCTTCCTGCTGGCGGTGTGGACGCTGGCAGCTCTGGCCCGGCGCGGCGCCGGGGAGGCGGGCGATGGAGGGTG GCAGCGGCCCGGGTCCGGGGCGCCGGCGGCCCTGGCGGAGGAGCAGCGCTGCGCCGTGGAACGTCGGGCGGACCTCAGCTACTCCGAGTTCGTGCAGCA CTACGCCTTCTCCAGACCCGTCATTCTGCAGGGGCTCACAGACAACTCG agGTTCCGGGCTTTGTGCTCCCGAGAAAGGCTACTGGCTTCCTTTGGGGACAGCGTGGTTCGGCTGAGCACTGCCAATACCTACTCCTACCGGAAAG TGGACCTGCCCTTTCAGGAGTATGTGGAGCACTTGCTGTATCCCCAGGACCCTACCTCCCTGGGCAACG ACACCTTGTATTTCTTTGGGGACAACAATTTCAGCGAATGGGCATCGCTCTTTCAGCACTACTCCCCACCACCATTTAGTCTGCTGGGTACCACTACTGCTTACAGTTTTGGAATCGCAG GAGCTGGTTCTGGGGTGCCCTTCCACTGGCATGGGCCCGGGTTCTCAGAGGTGATCTACGGCCGCAAG CGCTGGTTCCTATACCCCCCTGAGAAGACACCCGAGTTCCATCCCAATAAAACCACGCTGGCCTGGCTTCAGGACATGTACCCAACCCTGGCACCATCTGCAAGGCCCTTGGAGTGCACCGTCCAGGCTGGTGAG caggTGCTGTATTTCCCTGACCGGTGGTGGCATGCCACGCTCAACCTGGACACCAGTGTTTTCATCTCTACCTTCCTCAACTAG
- the JMJD8 gene encoding jmjC domain-containing protein 8 isoform X4, which translates to MAPGARLLFLLAVWTLAALARRGAGEAGDGGWQRPGSGAPAALAEEQRCAVERRADLSYSEFVQHYAFSRPVILQGLTDNSRFRALCSRERLLASFGDSVVRLSTANTYSYRKVDLPFQEYVEHLLYPQDPTSLGNDTLYFFGDNNFSEWASLFQHYSPPPFSLLGTTTAYSFGIAGAGSGVPFHWHGPGFSEVIYGRKRWFLYPPEKTPEFHPNKTTLAWLQDMYPTLAPSARPLECTVQAGEVLYFPDRWWHATLNLDTSVFISTFLN; encoded by the exons ATGGCGCCGGGGGCGCGACTGCTCTTCCTGCTGGCGGTGTGGACGCTGGCAGCTCTGGCCCGGCGCGGCGCCGGGGAGGCGGGCGATGGAGGGTG GCAGCGGCCCGGGTCCGGGGCGCCGGCGGCCCTGGCGGAGGAGCAGCGCTGCGCCGTGGAACGTCGGGCGGACCTCAGCTACTCCGAGTTCGTGCAGCA CTACGCCTTCTCCAGACCCGTCATTCTGCAGGGGCTCACAGACAACTCG agGTTCCGGGCTTTGTGCTCCCGAGAAAGGCTACTGGCTTCCTTTGGGGACAGCGTGGTTCGGCTGAGCACTGCCAATACCTACTCCTACCGGAAAG TGGACCTGCCCTTTCAGGAGTATGTGGAGCACTTGCTGTATCCCCAGGACCCTACCTCCCTGGGCAACG ACACCTTGTATTTCTTTGGGGACAACAATTTCAGCGAATGGGCATCGCTCTTTCAGCACTACTCCCCACCACCATTTAGTCTGCTGGGTACCACTACTGCTTACAGTTTTGGAATCGCAG GAGCTGGTTCTGGGGTGCCCTTCCACTGGCATGGGCCCGGGTTCTCAGAGGTGATCTACGGCCGCAAG CGCTGGTTCCTATACCCCCCTGAGAAGACACCCGAGTTCCATCCCAATAAAACCACGCTGGCCTGGCTTCAGGACATGTACCCAACCCTGGCACCATCTGCAAGGCCCTTGGAGTGCACCGTCCAGGCTGGTGAG gTGCTGTATTTCCCTGACCGGTGGTGGCATGCCACGCTCAACCTGGACACCAGTGTTTTCATCTCTACCTTCCTCAACTAG
- the STUB1 gene encoding E3 ubiquitin-protein ligase CHIP: MKGKEEKEGGARLGAGGGSPEKSPSAQELKEQGNRLFVGRKYPEAAACYGRAITRNPLVAVYYTNRALCYLKMQQHEQALADCRRALELDGQSVKAHFFLGQCQLEMESYDEAIANLQRAYNLAKEQRLNFGDDIPSALRIAKKKRWNSIEERRIHQENELHSYLTRLIVAERERELEECQRNHEGDEDDGHIRAQQACIEAKHDKYLADMDELFSQVDEKRKKRDIPDYLCGKISFELMREPCITPSGITYDRKDIEEHLQRVGHFDPVTRSPLTQEQLIPNLAMKEVIDAFISENGWVEDY, encoded by the exons ATGAAGggcaaggaggagaaggagggcgGCGCGCGGCTGGGCGCCGGCGGCGGAAGCCCCGAAAAGAGCCCGAGCGCGCAGGAGCTCAAGGAGCAGGGCAACCGGCTCTTCGTGGGCCGCAAGTACCCGGAGGCGGCGGCCTGCTACGGCCGCGCCATC acccGGAATCCCCTGGTGGCAGTGTACTACACCAACCGGGCATTGTGCTACCTGAAGATGCAGCAGCATGAGCAGGCTCTGGCAGACTGCCGGCGGGCTTTGGAACTGGACGGGCAGTCTGTGAAGGCACACTTCTTCCTGGGGCAGTGCCAGCTAGAGATGGAGAGCTATGATGAGGCCATTGCCAATCTGCAGCGAG CCTACAACCTGGCCAAGGAGCAACGGCTCAACTTTGGGGATGACATCCCTAGTGCTCTGCGCATCGCTAAGAAGAAGCGCTGGAACAGCATCGAGGAGCGGCGCATCCACCAGGAGAACGAGCTGCACTCCTACCTCACTCGGCTTATTGTGGCCGAGCGGGAGAG GGAACTAGAAGAATGTCAGCGGAACCACGAGGGTGATGAGGACGATGGCCACATCCGGGCCCAGCAGGCCTGCATCGAGGCCAAGCAT GACAAGTATTTAGCAGACATGGATGAGCTTTTCTCCCAGGTGGATGAGAAGAGAAAG AAGCGAGACATCCCGGACTATCTGTGTGGCAAGATCAGCTTTGAGCTCATGCGGGAACCGTGCATCACGCCCAGCGGCATCACCTATGACCGAAAGGACATTGAGGAGCATCTGCAG CGCGTGGGCCACTTTGACCCTGTCACCCGGAGCCCCCTGACCCAGGAACAGCTCATCCCCAACCTGGCCATGAAAGAGGTCATTGATGCTTTCATCTCCGAGAACGGCTGGGTGGAGGACTACTGA